In Acidovorax sp. 106, the following proteins share a genomic window:
- a CDS encoding Bax inhibitor-1 family protein, with the protein MNPNVLTPDAPEGAPFERRDFIVSTYKHLGAAMLAFVALSAVLMMTGFSGTAAKMLLGSGNKFLWLGVMGAFMLVGWLASHLADNSENPQTQLMGLGLYVLAEGLIFAPMFGIAQIVAPGAIGAAAFITLLLVGALTWTAFTSKTDFSFLGGTLKVVGLVALGTIIAGAIFGFKLGIWFSGLMVAFAGACVLYDTSKIIRDYPVDRPAGAALHLFASIALMLWYVLRILISLATNDD; encoded by the coding sequence ATGAACCCTAACGTACTCACCCCCGACGCACCCGAAGGTGCCCCGTTTGAGCGGCGCGACTTCATCGTCTCGACCTACAAGCACCTGGGCGCCGCCATGCTGGCGTTTGTGGCGCTGTCGGCCGTGCTGATGATGACGGGCTTCTCTGGCACCGCCGCCAAGATGCTGCTGGGCAGCGGCAACAAGTTCCTGTGGCTGGGCGTCATGGGCGCCTTCATGCTGGTGGGTTGGCTGGCCTCGCACCTGGCCGACAACTCTGAAAACCCCCAAACGCAGCTGATGGGCCTGGGCCTGTACGTGCTGGCCGAAGGCCTGATCTTCGCACCCATGTTCGGCATCGCGCAGATCGTGGCCCCCGGTGCCATCGGCGCGGCAGCCTTCATCACGCTGCTGCTGGTCGGCGCGCTGACCTGGACGGCCTTTACCTCCAAGACCGACTTCTCCTTCCTGGGCGGCACGCTCAAGGTGGTGGGTCTGGTGGCCCTGGGCACCATCATCGCCGGTGCCATTTTCGGCTTCAAACTGGGCATCTGGTTCTCGGGCCTGATGGTCGCTTTTGCTGGTGCTTGCGTGCTGTATGACACCTCCAAGATCATCCGCGACTACCCTGTGGACCGCCCTGCCGGTGCCGCCCTGCACCTGTTTGCGTCCATCGCGCTGATGCTCTGGTACGTGCTGCGCATCCTGATCAGCCTGGCCACCAACGACGATTGA
- a CDS encoding AAA family ATPase: protein MTASAPTLAQAVRLAPEHRFADELARLAAADTLARPPGWRLSPRAVRQFILGDAGLKVSQKFFGDDALIDRAIVTLMGHQGLMLVGEPGTAKSLLSELLAAAISGDSGLTVQGTAGTTEDHIKYSWNYALLLAEGPSQRALVPSPVYRAMQAGQIVRFEEITRCPPEIQDVLISLMSDKQLIVPELAKDEKDGARLFAQRGFNIIATANLRDRGVHEMSSALKRRFNFETVRPIRDHQFEVDLVMAQLQRELAGTEAPVQVPRDVVGLLVTTFQELRAGQTQEGTAIKGLDAVMSTAEAVNVAYAAALQARHFNGGELTPREIAGQLQGVVLKDSLDDAKRVRHYFDTVVRERARRDPLWKSFHDAARSLWQ, encoded by the coding sequence ATGACCGCCTCTGCCCCTACTCTTGCACAGGCCGTGCGCCTGGCCCCTGAGCACCGCTTTGCCGACGAGCTGGCCCGTCTGGCTGCCGCCGACACCCTTGCCCGCCCACCGGGCTGGCGCCTGTCGCCGCGCGCGGTGCGGCAGTTCATCCTGGGGGATGCGGGGCTCAAGGTCAGCCAGAAGTTCTTTGGTGACGATGCGCTGATCGACCGCGCCATCGTCACCCTCATGGGCCACCAGGGCCTGATGCTGGTGGGCGAGCCAGGAACGGCCAAGTCGCTGCTGTCTGAGCTGCTGGCTGCGGCCATCAGCGGCGATTCGGGCCTCACCGTGCAGGGCACCGCAGGCACCACCGAAGACCACATCAAATACAGCTGGAACTACGCCCTGCTGCTGGCCGAGGGCCCCAGCCAGCGCGCGCTGGTGCCCTCGCCCGTGTACCGCGCCATGCAGGCCGGGCAGATCGTGCGGTTTGAAGAAATCACCCGCTGCCCGCCCGAGATCCAGGACGTGCTCATCTCGCTGATGAGCGACAAGCAACTCATCGTGCCCGAGTTGGCCAAGGACGAGAAAGACGGTGCGCGCCTGTTTGCGCAGCGCGGCTTCAACATCATCGCCACCGCCAACCTGCGCGACCGGGGCGTGCACGAGATGTCGTCCGCGCTCAAGCGCCGCTTCAACTTTGAAACCGTGCGCCCCATCCGCGACCACCAGTTTGAGGTCGATTTGGTGATGGCCCAGCTGCAGCGCGAGCTGGCAGGCACCGAGGCCCCCGTGCAGGTGCCCCGCGATGTGGTGGGCCTGCTCGTCACCACCTTCCAAGAGCTGCGCGCAGGCCAGACGCAAGAGGGCACGGCCATCAAGGGGCTGGATGCCGTGATGTCCACCGCCGAGGCGGTGAACGTGGCCTACGCCGCTGCGCTGCAAGCCCGCCACTTCAATGGCGGCGAGCTGACCCCGCGTGAGATTGCGGGCCAGTTGCAAGGCGTGGTGCTCAAAGACAGCCTGGACGACGCCAAGCGCGTGCGCCACTACTTTGACACCGTGGTGCGCGAGCGCGCCCGCCGCGACCCGCTGTGGAAGAGCTTTCACGACGCCGCCCGCAGCCTGTGGCAATGA
- a CDS encoding DUF5682 family protein, translating to MSVMPAGTVAKSIAFPEAVAQQLPQLLGTEGDPARVVFVPVRHHSPACAWALRALLRELRPAAILIEGPDDVNSLLPLMSDPQTRPPVAWLCQAVRERPAAISDDSTDDAAPEAGADADPDPGAPRTDTRSSFYPFCDYSPEWIALREGAALGAQVALIDLPWQDKAWEREDGDGDGDGDAETLGTAARSQMEERHFAHSRYLTAMARQLGCGDHHDLWDRLFELRSADQRADWRSLFADVFSWCAMARLDYEPEVLEAELSLPRERHMAAHIQRWRAQVQGTIVVVTGGFHTPELMRLCAANADASTDAKSTSKPRKAKATPAAKAAKASAAAAAPNAWLIRYSFEQLDALNGYSAGMPSPGYYQRLWEAWNRSEAEASATSASRPLGSPPSVQAEPVEAHPPVMGKQTPRPMAEAVAAPAQVLRQAQGERGDIAKGAGAATGAHTPPTVQAEPVEARHGLGTPSPFIAVALDVLTGYAQQTRQQDQADAISTALVQAAALQAQRLADLRGNAGPGRQDLLDAIRSCFVKGAIDEGTRGFTADLRAYLSGTRMGEVPPSAGSPPLIEDARRLARAAGVRLDDTTARTTRLDLYRKPTHRVRSRFFQAMAYLDTGLAQWVNGPDFLAGTRLNLLFEEWHGAWSPLVEARLLALAADGASVEAACLAKLQREEAALADEGRGRSASAAVMLLLRACLVGLQHRLPQLLGMLSTHLNEDASIGSVIDCGHRLVTLWRAREPLGVQQHPELRRLLARVWPAALFLLPNLQHSPAEAEAQAVQYLLALRELGRMLQTLDAPADGGTTAGAAPTPAPASALAIDPALLIPHLQRFATEPDTSPGVCGAATALLYLEGLWDDAQLDTVLRQRFGPGAVPADAVRFLNGVMQAAPELLLRLPALLQGLDALVRGWDEAAFIAHLPDLRQAFTALRPQDTATLAERVVGLHGGDAGAASALVAMHYETSEADLQAGLALQQALQAALLRDGLGAWVGQ from the coding sequence ATGAGCGTGATGCCCGCAGGCACCGTTGCAAAGTCCATCGCATTCCCGGAGGCGGTGGCCCAGCAACTGCCCCAACTGCTGGGCACCGAGGGCGACCCGGCCCGCGTCGTCTTTGTGCCCGTGCGCCACCACAGCCCCGCCTGCGCCTGGGCCCTGCGCGCCCTGCTGCGCGAGTTGCGCCCCGCCGCCATCCTCATCGAAGGCCCTGACGATGTGAACAGCCTGCTGCCGCTGATGAGCGACCCGCAGACCCGCCCCCCGGTGGCCTGGCTGTGCCAGGCGGTGCGCGAGCGGCCTGCAGCCATTTCCGACGACAGCACCGATGACGCCGCACCCGAAGCTGGCGCGGACGCCGATCCCGATCCCGGTGCCCCCCGCACCGACACCCGCAGCTCCTTCTACCCCTTTTGCGACTACAGCCCCGAGTGGATCGCCCTCCGCGAAGGCGCAGCGCTGGGCGCGCAGGTGGCACTGATCGATTTGCCCTGGCAAGACAAGGCCTGGGAGCGCGAGGACGGAGACGGTGATGGAGACGGCGACGCAGAGACCCTGGGCACTGCCGCGCGCAGCCAGATGGAAGAGCGCCACTTTGCCCACAGCCGCTACCTCACGGCCATGGCACGCCAGCTCGGCTGCGGCGACCACCACGACCTGTGGGACCGCCTGTTTGAGCTGCGCAGCGCTGACCAGCGGGCCGACTGGCGCAGCCTGTTCGCCGACGTGTTCAGCTGGTGTGCCATGGCCCGGCTGGACTACGAGCCCGAAGTGCTGGAAGCCGAGCTGAGCCTGCCCCGCGAACGCCACATGGCCGCGCACATCCAGCGCTGGCGTGCGCAGGTACAAGGCACCATCGTGGTGGTGACCGGGGGCTTTCACACGCCCGAGCTGATGCGCCTGTGCGCTGCCAATGCGGATGCCAGCACAGATGCCAAGTCCACCAGCAAGCCCCGCAAAGCCAAAGCCACCCCCGCTGCCAAAGCGGCCAAGGCATCCGCAGCGGCCGCCGCCCCCAACGCCTGGCTGATCCGCTACAGCTTTGAGCAGCTCGACGCGCTCAACGGCTACAGCGCGGGCATGCCCTCGCCCGGCTACTACCAGCGCCTGTGGGAGGCATGGAACCGCAGCGAGGCCGAAGCATCGGCGACGTCTGCATCCCGGCCGCTGGGTTCACCCCCATCAGTTCAGGCTGAGCCTGTCGAAGCCCATCCCCCAGTTATGGGCAAGCAAACCCCGCGCCCCATGGCCGAAGCCGTCGCCGCGCCTGCGCAGGTCCTTCGACAAGCTCAGGGCGAACGGGGGGATATTGCGAAAGGGGCAGGTGCAGCGACCGGAGCGCACACCCCCCCCACCGTTCAGGCTGAGCCTGTCGAAGCCCGGCATGGCCTTGGCACGCCCAGCCCCTTCATCGCCGTAGCGCTCGACGTGCTGACCGGCTACGCCCAGCAAACCCGCCAGCAAGACCAGGCCGACGCCATCTCCACCGCCCTGGTGCAGGCCGCCGCGCTGCAGGCCCAGCGCCTGGCCGACTTGCGTGGCAACGCTGGGCCGGGGCGGCAAGACCTGCTCGACGCCATTCGCTCGTGCTTTGTCAAAGGCGCCATCGACGAAGGCACACGCGGCTTTACCGCAGACCTGCGTGCCTACCTCAGCGGCACCCGCATGGGCGAGGTGCCCCCCAGCGCAGGCTCGCCCCCACTCATCGAAGACGCCCGCCGCCTGGCCCGCGCTGCCGGGGTGCGGCTGGACGACACCACTGCCCGCACCACGCGGCTGGACTTGTATCGCAAGCCCACCCACCGCGTGCGCAGCCGCTTCTTTCAGGCCATGGCCTACCTCGACACCGGCTTGGCCCAATGGGTGAACGGCCCCGACTTTTTGGCGGGCACGCGGCTGAACCTGCTGTTTGAAGAATGGCACGGCGCGTGGAGCCCGCTGGTCGAAGCCCGTCTGCTTGCCCTGGCCGCCGATGGCGCCAGCGTGGAGGCCGCCTGCCTGGCCAAGCTGCAGCGCGAAGAAGCCGCCCTGGCGGATGAGGGCCGGGGCCGCAGCGCCAGCGCCGCCGTCATGCTGCTGCTGCGCGCCTGCCTGGTGGGCTTGCAGCACCGCCTGCCGCAGCTGCTGGGCATGCTCTCCACCCACCTTAACGAAGACGCTTCCATCGGCTCCGTCATCGACTGCGGCCACCGCCTCGTCACCCTGTGGCGCGCCCGCGAGCCACTGGGCGTGCAACAGCACCCCGAGCTGCGCCGCCTGCTGGCCCGCGTGTGGCCCGCCGCGCTGTTTCTGCTGCCCAACTTGCAGCACAGCCCGGCCGAGGCCGAGGCGCAAGCCGTGCAGTACCTGCTGGCCCTGCGTGAGCTGGGCCGCATGCTGCAAACGCTGGACGCCCCGGCGGACGGGGGCACAACCGCAGGCGCTGCCCCCACGCCAGCCCCGGCCAGCGCGCTGGCCATCGACCCCGCCTTGCTCATCCCCCACCTGCAGCGCTTTGCCACCGAGCCCGACACCTCCCCCGGCGTGTGCGGCGCCGCCACCGCCTTGCTGTACCTGGAGGGGTTGTGGGACGACGCCCAGCTCGACACCGTGCTGCGCCAACGCTTTGGCCCCGGTGCGGTGCCCGCCGATGCGGTGCGGTTCTTGAACGGCGTGATGCAAGCGGCCCCCGAGCTGCTGCTGCGCCTGCCCGCCCTGCTGCAGGGGCTGGACGCCCTGGTGCGCGGCTGGGACGAAGCCGCCTTCATCGCCCACCTGCCTGATTTGCGCCAAGCCTTCACGGCCCTGCGCCCCCAAGACACCGCCACCCTGGCCGAACGCGTGGTGGGCCTGCACGGCGGCGATGCGGGCGCGGCCAGCGCTTTGGTGGCAATGCATTACGAGACCAGCGAGGCCGATTTGCAAGCCGGGCTTGCGCTGCAGCAGGCCTTGCAGGCAGCGTTGTTGCGCGATGGGTTAGGGGCGTGGGTGGGGCAGTGA
- a CDS encoding DUF4132 domain-containing protein, with protein sequence MGLLDKMVKAVLGSATSDVGALTASQTNLLRQAMEPLGTLSAPRVAERALAFITEGTEEGVLQDLACVTPSEVSSNLLGQPGRLRWGFHAGHGGKSQSAGDKSMAGRAAFYDSVATHPVPLEVIVRLGKVLAAGDQGKSLDHPGAPIPDWLQYLVNDALHASFGGHSNQHDLTQRRAWRVPLFAQLLAHEGLDETLVLQLVFERKGLDSYYSDRFRGLVEPTEVADYMLTHPEAVRALLQQLSASGKVELARRIGQAKNLTTAFAPELVALAVDGAKTTRAEAVKHLEGIPTEDRLRLLGALLREGETTQRTQAAELLARWPADTIAPLLEAALESETSKPVQQAIRAALNRLGAASDAQDQALPPAPEWTPFADTPLGDEALVLFESNLKDLLERARKAAEEEAEENKTAKHKYTWRQQHYAKMAKVSTEDLQAALKLLNGEGDKKDAQRVRNGEVANVVSAGNRLYTLPGFGPVHLVRWLTASHHWRSFWADDGFQKWLGQQPAGSVDLRALAAVFQRAGLPLEDVARAALCDYWNTPNAVDVLPPEQIWPFFAEHPEFIDEGLGLVAPPKRERNHWPLEMGATMRVLAIFPNIPARWMPRLMELALGEGKTHRPLAQKALAGVPDIGRSVIDSLVHTKSEVRIEAARWLADLKHTAAVPALTQALDKESRETVRAAFLTALEALGEDIAPRLAPALLLAEAKKGLKAKPPAGLAWFAMEGLPAARWADGSAVEPEITRWWVVLACKLKEPGGNALLTRYMGLLDSASRQALGSTVLRQFIAQDTRHPPLEEGIAYANQHAAQRYQRYQSGYQNAKPEYRQYYEADYAKSQEQVFEECKREKMGEYLGSAIGEKGILALAAHAPGHELVTLLQHYMRDHYQRRAQIEAMLEGAAPGNDPLVIQLLLGLSRRYRTASVQTKARTLVQEIADRNGWTQEQLADRTIPTAGLDDTGTLVLPYGDRTFTMVLDAAMKPELRNPEGKPIKALPEPRQNDDPAQTKDTKAQLSASKKELKQVIDLQTARLFEAMCTGRVWPQAEWTEYLQAHPIAGRLVQRLVWMELDAQGQCLQTFRPTEDGSLINTDDDEVTLADGSTLRLAHASLLDGAQASAWTGHFKDYKLAPLFAQMARKAPDIAFADDKGVAVREIKDREGWVSDTFTLRGTFTKLGYQRAQAEDGGFFYKYTKEFASAGVRVVMEFSGNCLPEENVAAALKTLSFENSKQRGWGDHSLPLAEVPPVLLAEAYGDYLALAKVCAGYDADWEKKMPW encoded by the coding sequence ATGGGATTGCTCGACAAGATGGTGAAGGCCGTACTGGGATCTGCCACTAGCGATGTGGGTGCATTGACTGCCAGCCAGACCAACCTGCTGCGCCAGGCCATGGAGCCGCTGGGCACCCTCTCGGCCCCCCGTGTGGCAGAGCGCGCGCTGGCATTCATCACCGAGGGCACTGAAGAAGGCGTGCTGCAGGACTTGGCTTGCGTCACCCCTTCCGAGGTCAGCAGCAACCTGCTGGGCCAGCCCGGCCGCCTGCGCTGGGGTTTCCATGCCGGGCATGGTGGCAAGTCGCAAAGCGCGGGCGACAAAAGCATGGCGGGCCGCGCTGCGTTTTACGACAGCGTGGCCACGCACCCGGTGCCGCTGGAGGTGATCGTGCGGCTGGGCAAGGTGCTGGCGGCGGGCGACCAGGGCAAGTCGCTGGACCACCCCGGCGCGCCCATTCCTGATTGGTTGCAATACCTCGTCAACGACGCGCTGCACGCCTCCTTTGGTGGGCACAGCAACCAACACGACCTGACCCAGCGGCGCGCCTGGCGCGTGCCCTTGTTTGCCCAGTTGTTGGCGCACGAGGGGTTGGACGAAACCCTCGTGCTGCAACTGGTGTTTGAGCGCAAGGGGCTCGACAGCTACTACTCCGACCGCTTTCGCGGACTGGTGGAACCCACCGAGGTGGCCGACTACATGCTGACCCACCCCGAGGCCGTGCGGGCCTTGCTGCAGCAGCTGTCTGCCAGCGGCAAGGTGGAGTTAGCAAGGCGCATCGGGCAAGCCAAGAACCTGACCACCGCCTTTGCCCCTGAGCTTGTTGCCCTGGCGGTGGACGGCGCCAAGACCACGCGCGCCGAGGCCGTCAAACACCTCGAAGGCATTCCCACCGAAGACCGCCTGCGCCTGCTGGGCGCCCTGTTGCGCGAGGGGGAAACCACCCAGCGCACGCAGGCGGCCGAGCTGCTGGCCCGCTGGCCCGCCGACACCATCGCGCCCTTGCTGGAGGCGGCGCTGGAGAGCGAAACCAGCAAGCCCGTGCAGCAGGCTATTCGTGCCGCCTTGAACCGCCTGGGTGCGGCCAGCGATGCGCAAGACCAAGCCCTGCCCCCCGCGCCCGAGTGGACTCCCTTTGCCGATACACCGCTGGGCGACGAAGCGTTGGTGCTGTTTGAGTCCAACCTGAAAGACCTGCTAGAGCGTGCCCGCAAGGCAGCCGAAGAAGAGGCCGAAGAGAACAAGACCGCCAAGCACAAGTACACCTGGCGCCAGCAGCACTACGCCAAGATGGCCAAGGTGAGCACCGAGGACCTGCAAGCGGCCCTGAAACTGCTGAACGGCGAAGGCGACAAGAAAGATGCGCAGCGCGTGCGCAACGGCGAAGTGGCCAACGTGGTGAGCGCAGGCAACCGCCTGTACACCTTGCCCGGCTTTGGCCCGGTGCACCTGGTGCGCTGGCTCACGGCCTCGCACCACTGGCGCAGCTTTTGGGCGGACGATGGGTTCCAGAAATGGCTGGGCCAGCAGCCCGCAGGCAGTGTGGACCTGCGTGCCCTGGCCGCGGTGTTCCAACGTGCAGGCCTGCCGCTGGAGGACGTGGCCCGCGCTGCGCTGTGCGACTACTGGAACACCCCGAACGCCGTGGATGTGCTGCCGCCCGAACAGATCTGGCCCTTCTTTGCCGAGCACCCCGAGTTCATCGATGAAGGCCTGGGCCTGGTGGCACCGCCCAAGCGCGAACGCAACCATTGGCCGCTGGAGATGGGGGCCACGATGCGCGTGCTGGCTATCTTCCCGAACATCCCCGCGCGCTGGATGCCGCGCCTGATGGAGCTGGCCCTGGGCGAGGGCAAGACCCACCGCCCACTGGCACAAAAGGCCCTGGCGGGCGTGCCCGACATTGGCCGCAGCGTGATCGACTCCCTGGTCCACACCAAGAGCGAGGTGCGCATCGAGGCGGCCCGCTGGCTGGCCGATTTGAAGCACACCGCCGCAGTGCCCGCGCTGACCCAGGCGCTGGACAAGGAAAGCCGCGAAACCGTGCGCGCCGCCTTTTTGACGGCGCTGGAAGCGCTGGGCGAAGACATCGCGCCCCGCCTGGCCCCGGCGCTGCTGCTGGCCGAAGCCAAAAAAGGCCTCAAAGCCAAGCCCCCCGCTGGCCTTGCCTGGTTTGCGATGGAGGGCCTGCCCGCAGCCCGCTGGGCCGATGGCAGCGCGGTGGAGCCCGAGATCACCCGCTGGTGGGTGGTGCTGGCCTGCAAGCTCAAAGAGCCCGGTGGCAATGCCTTGCTCACCCGATACATGGGGCTGCTGGACAGCGCCAGCCGCCAGGCGCTGGGCAGCACGGTGCTGCGCCAGTTCATCGCGCAAGACACGCGCCACCCGCCGCTGGAAGAAGGCATTGCCTACGCCAACCAGCACGCGGCGCAGCGCTACCAGCGTTACCAAAGCGGCTACCAGAACGCCAAGCCCGAGTACCGCCAGTACTACGAGGCGGATTACGCCAAGTCGCAAGAGCAGGTGTTTGAGGAATGCAAGCGCGAGAAGATGGGCGAGTACCTGGGTAGCGCCATTGGCGAAAAGGGCATCCTGGCCCTGGCCGCCCACGCGCCGGGGCACGAGCTGGTGACGCTGTTGCAGCACTACATGCGCGACCACTACCAGCGCCGTGCGCAGATCGAGGCCATGCTCGAAGGCGCTGCGCCGGGCAATGACCCGCTGGTCATTCAGCTGCTGCTGGGTCTGTCGCGCCGCTACCGCACGGCCTCGGTGCAAACCAAGGCCCGCACGCTGGTGCAAGAGATTGCCGACCGCAACGGTTGGACGCAAGAGCAACTGGCCGACCGCACCATCCCCACCGCCGGGTTGGACGACACCGGCACGCTGGTGCTGCCGTATGGCGATCGCACCTTCACCATGGTGCTGGACGCGGCCATGAAGCCAGAGCTGCGCAACCCCGAGGGCAAGCCCATCAAAGCCCTGCCCGAGCCGCGCCAGAATGACGACCCTGCGCAGACCAAGGACACCAAGGCACAGCTTTCGGCCAGCAAGAAAGAGCTCAAGCAGGTCATTGACCTGCAGACCGCACGGCTGTTTGAAGCCATGTGCACCGGCCGCGTGTGGCCCCAGGCCGAGTGGACGGAATACCTGCAGGCCCACCCTATTGCCGGGCGGCTGGTGCAGCGCCTGGTGTGGATGGAGCTGGACGCGCAAGGGCAGTGCCTGCAGACCTTCCGCCCCACCGAGGACGGTAGCCTGATCAACACCGACGATGATGAAGTGACCCTGGCGGACGGCAGCACGCTGCGCCTGGCCCATGCCTCGTTGCTGGACGGTGCGCAGGCCAGCGCCTGGACGGGGCATTTCAAGGACTACAAGCTCGCGCCCCTGTTTGCGCAGATGGCCCGCAAGGCGCCGGACATCGCGTTTGCCGACGACAAGGGCGTTGCGGTGCGCGAGATCAAGGACCGCGAGGGCTGGGTGAGCGACACCTTCACACTGCGCGGCACCTTCACCAAGCTGGGCTACCAGCGCGCACAAGCCGAAGACGGCGGCTTTTTCTACAAATACACCAAGGAGTTTGCGAGCGCAGGCGTGCGGGTGGTGATGGAGTTCTCAGGCAACTGCCTGCCTGAAGAAAACGTGGCCGCCGCCCTCAAGACCCTGAGCTTTGAAAACAGCAAGCAGCGCGGCTGGGGCGACCACAGCCTGCCCCTGGCCGAAGTGCCGCCCGTGCTGCTGGCCGAGGCCTATGGCGACTACCTGGCGCTGGCCAAAGTGTGCGCTGGCTATGATGCCGATTGGGAGAAGAAGATGCCTTGGTAA
- a CDS encoding SWIM zinc finger family protein: MTWTHAYRAYDDDTLATLANAGLLRRAAKDVEAGKVQWQRQGDTDGVVQADGQQVQLDARGPHKAQCDCPAPGLCKHILAAALWLRALPDGGTDAPAPEAAPTNAAALEANADAPAPPLPPPAAQADPLAEVLALDSAALFKAAGVAAQRRALQALPCGVEWRVQGSALVMDLPALGVSCRWVAGAGFDGMVSEVPARERRAVHLIALAALRSAAGQPLAWPDGQAPQAAPATEAPRPLGTSERAFVQQVQALLSELLRGGLSHVSRLSSAQLLALNMSARGEGLPRLAALLRNLAGMVDALERRDHRTLEADALALMARTHALCVALCAPEATPDTLALLRGRVRRDFDETATLALLPLGAYWWQTLGGARGLTLGLWDMDGQRLLQATLARPDGGDPGFSRHAAWATLAVWPGAGAAHKLCQAPLQLEQPRLADDGRLAVGGASRASVAPAWRADDPRLATLGCGRWADLRGPLQAATGLGGEPVDMLLLRPSRTHAPVLDETRQQLHWALQDEAGRWLRLTVPVSDETALRLDNLDRLTARQAPIHAVLVRVERTGAETLLVPVAVLISGVSAGATGDTVQAVSLDFATEPARPTPLAQRILRLMQWRKEQQAAPALAQPTLAQRLLQPVMTVLETQAATGRMALTDAQRDALVQARAALASVGLRTLDAALHTHLHAPGSHSLLPLACLAQWTLELDGLPLCAESDTP; this comes from the coding sequence ATGACCTGGACCCACGCCTACCGCGCCTACGACGACGACACGCTGGCTACGTTGGCCAATGCGGGCCTGCTGCGCCGCGCCGCCAAAGACGTGGAGGCGGGCAAAGTGCAGTGGCAGCGCCAGGGCGACACCGATGGCGTGGTGCAGGCCGATGGCCAGCAGGTGCAACTGGACGCGCGCGGCCCCCACAAAGCGCAATGCGACTGCCCCGCGCCCGGCCTGTGCAAGCACATCTTGGCGGCAGCGCTGTGGCTGCGTGCGCTACCGGATGGGGGCACTGACGCTCCAGCACCTGAAGCCGCTCCCACCAACGCGGCTGCCCTGGAGGCCAACGCTGATGCCCCTGCACCACCGCTGCCGCCCCCTGCGGCACAGGCCGACCCCTTGGCAGAAGTGCTAGCCCTGGACTCCGCAGCCCTTTTCAAAGCCGCTGGTGTGGCCGCGCAGCGGCGGGCCTTGCAGGCTTTGCCCTGCGGAGTGGAGTGGCGCGTGCAAGGCAGCGCGCTGGTGATGGATTTGCCCGCCCTGGGTGTGAGCTGCCGCTGGGTGGCCGGGGCAGGGTTTGACGGCATGGTGTCCGAGGTGCCCGCGCGGGAGCGGCGCGCTGTGCACCTGATTGCCCTGGCTGCCCTGCGCAGTGCCGCAGGGCAGCCTCTGGCGTGGCCCGATGGGCAAGCGCCCCAGGCGGCACCCGCCACCGAGGCGCCACGCCCCCTGGGCACCAGCGAGCGCGCCTTCGTGCAGCAGGTGCAAGCGCTGCTGAGCGAGCTGCTGCGAGGCGGGCTGTCGCACGTGAGCCGCCTGTCGAGTGCCCAGCTGCTGGCGCTGAATATGTCGGCCCGGGGCGAGGGCCTGCCGCGCCTGGCGGCACTGCTGCGCAACCTGGCCGGTATGGTCGACGCTCTGGAGCGGCGTGACCACCGCACGCTGGAGGCCGACGCACTGGCCCTGATGGCCCGCACGCATGCCCTGTGCGTGGCGCTGTGCGCCCCCGAGGCGACGCCCGACACCTTGGCGTTGCTGCGCGGTCGTGTACGGCGTGATTTTGACGAGACCGCCACGCTGGCCCTGCTGCCGCTGGGGGCCTACTGGTGGCAAACGCTGGGCGGTGCGCGCGGCCTGACCCTGGGGCTGTGGGACATGGACGGCCAGCGCCTGCTGCAGGCCACACTGGCGCGCCCCGATGGCGGCGACCCGGGGTTTTCTCGCCACGCCGCCTGGGCCACGCTGGCCGTTTGGCCCGGTGCCGGGGCGGCGCACAAGCTGTGCCAGGCGCCGTTGCAGCTGGAGCAGCCCCGCTTGGCCGACGATGGCCGCCTGGCCGTGGGCGGCGCCAGCCGCGCCAGTGTCGCCCCCGCCTGGCGGGCCGACGATCCGCGCCTGGCCACGCTGGGTTGTGGCCGCTGGGCCGACTTGCGCGGGCCGCTGCAGGCCGCCACCGGCCTGGGCGGTGAGCCGGTGGATATGCTGCTGCTGCGCCCCAGTCGCACCCACGCCCCGGTGCTGGACGAGACCCGCCAGCAGTTGCACTGGGCATTGCAGGACGAGGCGGGCCGGTGGCTGCGCCTGACCGTTCCCGTCAGCGACGAGACCGCGCTGCGCCTGGACAACCTGGACCGCCTCACCGCCCGGCAGGCCCCCATCCATGCCGTGCTCGTGCGTGTGGAGCGCACCGGGGCCGAGACCTTGCTGGTGCCCGTGGCGGTGCTCATCAGCGGTGTGTCGGCCGGTGCCACGGGCGATACGGTGCAGGCCGTGTCGCTGGACTTTGCCACCGAGCCCGCTCGCCCCACGCCGCTGGCGCAGCGCATCTTGCGGCTGATGCAGTGGCGCAAAGAGCAGCAGGCCGCCCCGGCGCTGGCGCAGCCCACGCTGGCCCAGCGCCTGCTGCAGCCGGTGATGACTGTGCTGGAGACCCAGGCCGCCACGGGCCGCATGGCGCTGACCGATGCGCAGCGTGATGCCCTGGTGCAGGCGCGCGCTGCGCTGGCCTCGGTGGGCCTGCGTACGCTGGATGCCGCCTTGCACACCCATCTGCACGCGCCCGGCAGCCACAGCCTGCTGCCACTGGCCTGTCTGGCGCAGTGGACTTTGGAGCTGGACGGCCTGCCTTTGTGTGCTGAATCCGATACGCCTTGA